A window of Fusarium falciforme chromosome 1, complete sequence genomic DNA:
GCCTTTGAGGTTGAAGGTTCGCGCAGGGTAGAGGGGGGACGTCGTTGATTAGGTATTCAGGTAGGTATAGATGGATGTCTGGGTCTGGGTCCTGGAGGTGAAGCTCTTGGACGTTACGGAGTGGCGGGGTTGGTTGGCTGGACGGAGCTCACCTCACCTTGGGTGGAGTACGTACCTCCGGTCTGAGCTCAAGTCCCCGTCTCCAGTCCTGAGTGTCGATATTAATGCTTGGTCAAGAAATTTAGAATATCAAATCGAATTCCAGGTATAAAAGATTCTACATCTGATCATAGCCTCGGGTGCTCAAGTATGAGGTACCGTAGCAAGACTTCAAAGTGCAACAAACGTCATAGGCCATCAACTATCAAACTACATGCATGAAAACAGCTTCGAGAAGGGAACAAGGAAATCCATTAAAAATAAACAGGCAAAGATACATTCTTgcaaaaaaccttaataatagcgaGACAAAACTACTGGCCAAATCACAAAGGCAGGACAGCTAGTAACATGCTCAACCTCCCCCAAACCCAATCAATACTTCCTCTCACCACCTCGTTCCATCCCAAGCTTTCCAACGAAAGGTTTCAACGAAAGGTTTTCGCTTCCCACGTCCTCTTCTTTTGCAGTCATCCCCTGTCTCCTGTCCCGTGTATAAGAGAGAATAAAAAACACCAAAGCACACAtattccttctccttctcacaAGACCCACAGCCAGACCCGATACCAAACAAATCGCAGTACATCCCGTTGTTTCGCCTCCAACGCCGCGCCCGGAATATCCATCAGTGGGCGAATCGCCAAGAATTTGACCTCGGTACAAAAGAAATCGAACACGTCGGCCGTTCAAATAAGCGCCTGTAGATCAGGTAATTCGGCTTGGTCGTCTGTGTTGATTGCTAATGGCATCAACGTTGGATGCCATGCCGGCTCTTCCGAGCAGAACAATCTCGACCAACCTACTCAACGTTGCATCGCTCCCTGAAAGGCCAATAAGCCCTAGCAGGGGGACTTCTCCGACATACGCTCACATCTCCTTGGTGGTGGGCTCAATCAATGACAACACCGCACAAGAGACAGTAGGCCTTCTCAGTCCACAACTTTTCGCCGCCCGTAACGTTCTCGCGAAGATCACGGATTTCCCAGACTGTAGGTCCCTCGTTCATCTTGAGCGTCGCCTCGAAAAGTCCTTGATACGGCTTGTAGTccatgctcttcttcttgcggccCTTCTTGGCAGATCCCTTGGCCGATGCAGTGGTCGTTCTCGAAGGTGTCGGCCCGGGGGTTGGTGTATCCGTGTTTCGAGGGGTTTCTCGGGTTCCCTTTTTCACATGGACGTTGTCCTGAGTCTCCCCAGAGCGAACATCGATTGTTGGTTGggtctccttctcttcggcGTCGGTCGGCGACAGAGGGCGCGTGGCCTCCTCACTGGACTTTTCCTCCTTGACAATCGTTCCTTCGGTTCGGTGAGGCTTAGTTGTACCCAGGCGTTCGAAAACCTGCATGAGGACATCGTGGCTCAGACACTCGCGATGCATCCACTTTCCACACTCAGAGCTCGTGCATCCTATCAAGGTCTTGTCGGGGTTCGCGGGTGTTTGGCATTTGCACATAAGATCAACAGACTAGATACGATTAGACCATTGCAAGTTTCAGCAAGGTGGACATGGCGCGACGTACCGAGAGCTGCGAGTTGCGGCAGTCGTATGCTTGACGCCAATACAACGCGTCTTGgatctcctcatcatccgacTCGATCCATTGGTTGACCGTTGCGGGTTGTGTAACGCTAACAACATTGATTACATCCACTGGTGATGCATGTCAGTCGCGCTACCTTTTGCGTAGAGCTTCCATCACTTACTGTGGTTTGATGCGATCAGCTCGTTCTGGCCGTGGTAGGGTTGGCGACCCTGGACCGTCTTTTTGCCATCCAGAGTTCCGGAAGGGAGCTCGTCGGGCCAATACATCCAGTAAACGCGCGCGTAAACATGGTGCTCGTCGGCAGCTCGGATCTCAAGGATGCGCGCCACCCAGTCATCGTCAGATTTCTTGAGAGGACCGACACTTCCCAGGGTGCCGGCGGCACGCTGTCGCTCGATAGTGGCCTCGTTGGCCACAAAGACGAAGCCCTCGCTGTAGTATTTGATGCCATTTACTGCCAAGAGTCATTCGTCAGCCCCTCACTTTTTGAGGACAGATTCCCTCGGATCGGATACTTACGGACGAAACTATTGTAGCGCGTCATGTCTTGCCATCGCTTAGAAGGCTCGACGGTGTAGTAGAGATCCATGGTGTCGTGGGTCTTGAAGCTGCCGGTAGGCGAGAAGGGCGAGATCTGAATTTGAACCCGCTTGTCGTCATCTTGACCTTCGCCGCGCTTCCGCTTCTTATTCTTATGTCGCTCCTGCTCGGCGCGTGACGGGCCGTTCGCGTACCCGATGGTAAAAGGGCATTCTGCGCGATTCTCCTCCGCGATGGAGCGCGATCGCTTTCGATTGCTCATTGTGGTGGCGAGTTTGAGGCGGTTGGGTATGACCGCGTCGAGGAGtggagagagggaggggtTTAGGACAAACAGCGAGCGAGTCGCGGCAAGGGCGAGGAAAAGAGCAAGGTACCTaaaaggaagaggaaaaggaaCCTGTGAGTACCCAAGATAGAAAAATGTGGTATATAGTGAAGAGCGATAGTCGCGTCTGACCCGAGCCTTGCCCAAGCTGTCTTGAAGCGACAAGCCGCGGCCTGCGATGTCCTGTGCGCAAGAGGTATTCGATTTATTAACTGGGAGCAACGTCGCAATCCGCGGGAGAACTGACCCAAAAGCCCAAAAACTCTGGGTCACGTGACATGACCGGGGCCACCCAACCTCATCTCAGATGAAAACCGACGCGTCTTGTCCCCTCTTAGGGTCAAATACTGCGAAGCCGAGTTACACTGACTCTTTCATGGCGGTAAAAGGTGTACAAATAACGACAGTGTTCTTAACATGACCGAGTACCGAAAACAGGAATTGTAGTGTTGCACACATTCGAAACAAGAAGCGAGGCTGGTAAACTCGCGACAAATCCTTCCTGTATCCATCATCGCGGAGCATCAAGAAAGGGCCAAAAGCAATTATATAtcctttatttatacccGAACCCATTAAAAACTTCCGTCCATGTCGTCTAAAGCCCATATCATCGCCTGAAGAGCAGAGAAGACCTACACAAAACGCCGCCGCTATGTCATTACCCAGTTAGTTCGCTGCTCGTCCATTAACAGCCCCCTCCTCTTGTTCTCTCTCATACTCTGCCAGCATTCCCCGGCTCTCAGGCTCGGggtcgtcttcatcatcttcctgaCTTGGAAAGCCCTCGATGGTTTCGGCCAGCTTAGCGCCCTCTCGCTTGCCTCGCTCAACGTTGATGAACCAGATGAGTGGCGCCGGCAACCCGACCAGGGCTGCAAGAAACCAGAATGCAGGTCGGATTGTCCCAGTCTTGTCGATAATGGCACCGACAATCGTTGGTCCGAACACGCTCGAGCCCTTGTCCGTGATGGCATACAGTGCATAAAATGCTGCCTCGGATCCTGGCGGGATGAGTTCACCGTACAGAGACCGGCAGTATCCGCTGAGACCACCGAGAACAAACCCATAAACGGCGGCCAGGGGATACATCTCCCATGGTTGCTGCAGGCCAAAGACACCCCAGTTCTTGACGAACGGGAGATATCCCATCAGTCCATATATGGGAATCAACTCAAACAAGGCGATGCAGACGAGAATGGTCTGATGAGCCTGAAGATTAAAGAGCCGCGAAATCCAGGACCACCCGAAAGCGCCGAACACCCCTGCCAGTGTTGAAATGACATTTATCATCCCGAGTGCCCACGGCCGCATGTGGAGTTGGGTCTTGGCAAATAGAATTGCAGTAGATGACGTGGTCGCGATAGCATCCGACAAAAGAAACCATCCAGCGAGAAACAGCACAATATCCAGGAGGCGCCTTGCCAACTGGATTGTGGTGAAGAGACTTTTCCAGGCATAAATGATGTATGCAAATCCCGCTATGAAGCCCTTTCGACCATCATCGGCCAAGGGCGGTCCTGGTCGGGGTCGTAACCACATGGCCGCAGGGATCGTGAAGACGGTCCACCAGAGTCCAACCATGAACAGAACGACTCTCTGGCCCCAGGTGGAGTTGTGCAGCGCGATGAGGACGCCAATGGCTGTGCACTGCAAGAGTAGAGCAGCGATATATCCAGTGCCAATTCCAATGGCCGATATGCGCGTGGAGAGCTGGAGCTCTTTTGATGTGATCTCTGCATGGCTTGCAGTCGGCTTTAGCCGCTCGCCGTCCTCCGGCAGCAAAGGTGAAGTTGTTGTCACCATTGAAGCTTCCAATTCATCCACAGATTCTTGCAGTTGGCGAGACTCGTAGTCAGATTGGCCCAGGTCGGGGGTGCTGGCAACGTTGGCCTCGATCACCTCAGGATGATATCGCACCAAGAGCGGGAGGAATGAGTTGAGCAGCACGAATGAGGCGCCGAATGATGTGTTGGAGATGATAGTCAAGAGAGCGCCCATGATATAGTTTtccttggtgatgaagatgtAAGCCATCA
This region includes:
- a CDS encoding BAH domain-containing protein — encoded protein: MSNRKRSRSIAEENRAECPFTIGYANGPSRAEQERHKNKKRKRGEGQDDDKRVQIQISPFSPTGSFKTHDTMDLYYTVEPSKRWQDMTRYNSFVLNGIKYYSEGFVFVANEATIERQRAAGTLGSVGPLKKSDDDWVARILEIRAADEHHVYARVYWMYWPDELPSGTLDGKKTVQGRQPYHGQNELIASNHMDVINVVSVTQPATVNQWIESDDEEIQDALYWRQAYDCRNSQLSSVDLMCKCQTPANPDKTLIGCTSSECGKWMHRECLSHDVLMQVFERLGTTKPHRTEGTIVKEEKSSEEATRPLSPTDAEEKETQPTIDVRSGETQDNVHVKKGTRETPRNTDTPTPGPTPSRTTTASAKGSAKKGRKKKSMDYKPYQGLFEATLKMNEGPTVWEIRDLRENVTGGEKLWTEKAYCLLCGVVID
- a CDS encoding Autophagy-related protein, whose amino-acid sequence is MAPNLQPQRPRLQEHRLWSGLSAISKRSFRSCTTSAFEADDERSSTDGDMSSRNSEADFRRRVIPSHAGHDSRPTSRKELLGWYAYAFAAETYVICGIGSFIPILLETLARENGVLLSDRKTPCGSSYSKDKDDGQCIVWVLGMEINTASFAMYTFSVSVLIQALLVVSISCAADHGNYRKKLLLSFAWIGSFAVMAYIFITKENYIMGALLTIISNTSFGASFVLLNSFLPLLVRYHPEVIEANVASTPDLGQSDYESRQLQESVDELEASMVTTTSPLLPEDGERLKPTASHAEITSKELQLSTRISAIGIGTGYIAALLLQCTAIGVLIALHNSTWGQRVVLFMVGLWWTVFTIPAAMWLRPRPGPPLADDGRKGFIAGFAYIIYAWKSLFTTIQLARRLLDIVLFLAGWFLLSDAIATTSSTAILFAKTQLHMRPWALGMINVISTLAGVFGAFGWSWISRLFNLQAHQTILVCIALFELIPIYGLMGYLPFVKNWGVFGLQQPWEMYPLAAVYGFVLGGLSGYCRSLYGELIPPGSEAAFYALYAITDKGSSVFGPTIVGAIIDKTGTIRPAFWFLAALVGLPAPLIWFINVERGKREGAKLAETIEGFPSQEDDEDDPEPESRGMLAEYEREQEEGAVNGRAAN